In Carassius carassius chromosome 27, fCarCar2.1, whole genome shotgun sequence, the sequence taaaaaatttgttaaaCAGAAACTTGAATCACCCTCCACCAAAAATAAAGCaagttcatttcattttatttgagcTGAAGTATTTTCAGGGTGTTCTGCTTCACAATCATTGTCATTGTTGCCGTCCACCTCTTCACAATCCTACATTTGGTGGCCTTCCTCCCTCGAGAGGAAATTGTGTAGAACACATGCATCTGTGATAACCACTTGTACTTTTTTAAGGTCTTCCATGGGCAAATAATTCAGTAGTCTCCATTTCCCCTGTAGAAGGCCAAATGCATCTGTTTGAGCTGTGGagtgtgttcatttttttttttttttttgccttcggGATAGGTGCCCAATATCTCTGTATGGTGTAGGTGGAGTCTCCAAGTAGGTGGAAGTCACTTCTCATTGCATCCTGGAGATATATCGGAAACAGCTTAGCATCATGCACAGAACATCCAGGAACATCATCTGTGATGTACACACTGCTTTGAGTTGAATACGTGCATGTCCTCTCCTGTTTATGTAACTGTTTGGAGTGTGAGTGCTGGGATGGGAATGTGTGTGCCATCGATTGCTCCAGTGAATCCAGGGAAGCCGGTTTTGTCCTGAAAGCCATTTGTCAGGTTTGCAAACTCATCCTCTGTGGGccatcaaatgtatttatttctcaGTGTACAAAGGACCTTGCAAATGTCTAAAGAAATATAATGAAGGGTTCCTTTTGACATATCAAACCGGTCTGCGACACCCCTGAAGCTCTCCAACAACCAAATAGAGCACAGCTATTTTTTCAGTGTGTCCATGGTTATGTTTACCAGGAAAGGACCAACTTTCTTACAGAGAGAAAAGTATGTGATGCATTAATAGTAGAAGTTTCTACATCCCTATGATGCTGTAAATCAGCTGACACAAATCTTGCTATGGCTGTTGTATCCACACTGATTCACATGCACAGTGGGAATTTGCAtgtaaaacatcaaaataaattcacaagagCAGGTATATTGTTTGcacatgtttatttacattaaaggcAAAATAACTGATATAATAAGAGCAAGTATATATCTGGAACTTCTTTAAGTCTGTCTAAATAGCATTTAACAATTGCTTTCCTTAGGAATTTgtgaataatgtaaaattaaaatacataataatttgtatatattttgctaTTGTATTGTGAAGTGACACTTTCATAAATTTCTATACTCCTCTGATTATATAATGGTAAATATTACAATACCATAGCACAAAAACAGTGATCAGCAAGAATGATAAGCCAAAtactcacaataaaaataataagttcATATAGATCATAACACAGAAGTGGATTATCCTTTACCTGAAATGTTTGGCTTTTCATTATGAAATGCGAGGCAAAGGCAAATGAGGGATCACAATAATTAGGAAGCAGTCTCCACAAATCCCTTCACTCGATTGGGATTTTGCAGTAGCCTATTAAACACGTATTTCTACCGATTTCACCAGGCCCCGAAAATTCTTCAAAAAGAGCACAAAGAAAGTCCTTCTCAGCTGCTTTATTTTCAACTCTTGCGTCATCAGAACAGAGTGTTTAATGCACCACCGTTTCCGTTTAAAAAGCGTTTTGCACTTTTTTTCGGGGCTGAGCGCATCCCAGGCGTCACCTTGACGTCATATCCTCCCCATAATTGTAAAACATTGAGCTCtttagaataaaaacaaaagtagaTGAGGATTCCAATGGAAAGTTGTTTGTGAGGGCAAGGTGAAGATGATCAAGATAAAAACATGGTTTTCATGAACAGATGAATTGAGTGATACCAAGATATCATATAACTTTAAAATCTGAGCAGGGCCTACTTGAACGttcaaatgacaaaataattatcTAATATCATTTTACCATATAAACTACGCAAGGGGCATCTTTGAATTAAACTTTGTATTACTTAGATTATTCATTTAGACTGTAAACCGTTGAAGAGCATTAAATGTCATCAAACTGATTATCTTTATTTAATCTGTACATGTTCATTTCGAAATTTAGTCCAGAAGAGAAACTTTGACCGTGAATAAGCCGATGTGCCTTTATTACCAACAAAAAAGTGCAGTCCACTCTCAGTTAAATTAACGTGGATTTATTAGTTGATTtatcttataatatatatactggTTGTAGCTTTTGGCTGTAAAATCATCTTTTGAAAGTTTTGCATGATCGAAACGCATTTTGCGATTACAAGTTCATGTGAGAAGTAGCCGTGGCCTATTtgcagtttatttgtttttttgataGCCAGAGCTGAACCAAAACTGATTAGGTCTGGTCTCGATTAAGTCATTATAAAAGGCAATGCTGCCACCAAGTGGTCATTGAAGAGAATGCAGAGCTCGTGCGTCTCCTAACAGGCACATTTATTAGCTCGGCAGGTCGTAGATTATAGGCTATAATGACTTTTGTGACCTCAGTTTCATAGATTATCTCACttccctttttctttctttttttttttgtcgcctGTGGCACAACCTGATCTCAGCAAAAAATCACCCAGTGCCACCGAAAGTGTTTACCAAAAATACCCCAGATTTAAACAAAACTGACCCATAGTAAATTACACAGGTTTTTTTATCTCTAgtatatgatagatagatagatagatagatagatagatagatagatagatagatagatagatagatagatagatagatagatagatagatagatagatagatagatagatagatagatagatagatagatagtttgtGAAACAGCTTAAAACCTGTTCTGAAAACACAGAACGTCCAGAAAACATGGAACTCCACAACAACTCCAGTTACCTTTTTTGTGGTCAGAAAAAAATGGCTCTGAAAATCGATTGTGGAGGCAAGAAGGTCTatcttaatgaaaaaaataataataattgaaatagtGTTACATTTGAATAACTATGGCGCATTGTtctagtatttttttataaaataagaatgtattttaaaaagattttaaattatttttcttttcttttcttttttgtataatcttttttttctcacaaaccaACTGTTGCAGAAAAAGAGCAGATTTAATCACAAAATAATGGCGAGGATGCACGTGGTTATTTACAGACGATAACACACAACACgcttgtttctgtgaattgtggatactttccatagacttctattagGCTACATTTATACTGAACAAACGATATTTTTTTATTCCCtaacccaaccctaaccctaaatcacttacagaaaacctgtttgcattgttacacATTCAGTTAAACACCATTTattgtttttagtatttttttccgGTACTCacaatgtcaaaaaaaaacaggttttactAGCTATCCTTGggggacatttggtccccacAGTGtggcttaaacacacacacacacacacacactcacacacacacacacacacacacacacacacacacacacacacaaacaagtattctaatacaaataataataataataataataataataataataataataataataataataataataataataataataataataataataataataattgcttttgCACGATTTTCAGAAGGGGGAAAAGATTTTATTACAGGTTAGTcagaataattaataattatagtaTACAAATGAGACAAAAAATAACATATGAAAATGCTCTGAAACTAACGTTGTCAAATTGTCCGCAACCTTCTTGTACTCTTGCTAAAATTTACTCATCAATACACTGTAAAGCATAAATATAACTACAGACAACACTTTTGCGAGATGGTGGTGTCCCAGGGTGTATTACAGTTATATCGAAAATAAAATGAACCGTCattggaaaaaaacatttaaaacacatttaaaaatatatatgtccaCACTGTAGAAATATAGCCTAATTAGTGAAGCGAAATTTCCGCTGCGTAAAAGCTCTCCAGTAGCTCTTCACCAGGACCAAGGCTGCATGTGGCCCAGATGATGTGTCATGACGCTGGAGCAGATGTTGTGACTGTGCTGAATTTGAGGGAACTGCTTCATATTAAAGGCAGTATATGGTGCCGCTGCTGGAACAGTAGCAGTGATGTCCTGAGGATTGAGAACATGGCACACTCTTCCGTCCCTCACCAGAACGGGAACAGCAACCCGGCGCGGAGACAGCAGATACGGGTCCATTCCTTTCTCAGCTCGGGCTCGTTTCACTTTGTACCGATGGTTCTGGAACCAAATCTTCACTTGCGTCGGAGTCAGTTGTAAGACCTTAGCTAGATGCTCTCTCTCAGGCGCGGATAAGTATCTCTGTTGCCTGAAGCGTCTCTCCAGTTCATACGTTTGAGTCTTTGAAAACAGGATCCTCCTTTTGCGCTTTTTTTCCGAGTCCTCTGAACTCTCCCTGTCCCGATCAACAGACTCATCCGTGGACAGTTCTGGAGTTAAACCCTCTGGAGACGCGGATGACactgctaaacacacacacacacacacatatatattttattaattaatttacagtaaTAATGTATATGAGTCATCAGAAATAAATTACCAATATGTATAGATCATCATACACTTTTAAAGATTTCAAAATAGAGTTTTCGTAGCGATGCAGTACAAGAACTAATATTTTCCCTTAATAACTTTTAAAAGAACCGTTTTTTTCTGTGAGACATATTTCAATATTCAAAGAATATTttcccactataaagaacctttatgttCTATAGTTTATTTACGGAACCAACGCTAGAGTAACCTTTATTTGTTATAGAGGGTAATTGCGTAAATGCGTAAAACCCAGGATTATGATGAATGCATTTCttagaattttattaaaaaaaaaaaaaaaaaaatatatatatatatatatatatatatatatatatatatatatatatatatatatatatatatatatatatatatatatatatatatatatatatatatatatatatatatatatatataatgtattatttggttcgaatatttaaaaataatatatatatttatatatatatatatatatatatatatatatatatatatatatatatatatatatatatatatatatatatatttatttatatatatatattataaaataataaataaaataaaataatataaattaatatataattttattataataaaataaaataataaaacaccagcttaaagtgtttatttaaatcattaaaacgcGTAAAATTACCTGGATATGTTTGGCCACAGGGCGATCCGAACCAAAGCGCATCTCCAGAGGATGCGCTCTGCTGATTTCCAGAAGAGCCTTCATCCGCCTCATCCTCAGTGTCTTCAGTCTCCAATCCTTCATCGTTCGTGTCCGGAAGGTCTAAGATATCGCGGACAGAGAATCCTGACTTGGAATCCTTTAGGGACATTTCCCAAACCAATATAGCCTACCGTGAGAGTGCAATCTGTCCAAAAGCGTTCTGATAAATTATAAATGAAGATCCGCCGGATTGgacagcgcgcacacacacacacacacacacacacacacacacacacacggatcccAGATGCTCCTCGGATGCTACAGTGTTTGACCAAACCAGTCCATTAGTCTGGTCCATTTAGGGTCGTAGATGAGTGCCGGTCCTGCAGAAAAGCGTCCAAAACGATCGAGGGCGGATCTTTGGAGTCAAGTGCTCGAGCTCTTTCTGCGGGTGTGAAATAGTGAGTTGAGCTTCTATCAGCAGAACATCAGAAATGCATAAGTGGGATGAGGTGACACGACTAAAACACGAAAAGGGGTTGGGGGGGAATGTCACCCACATTTACATATCAGAAGCGTCCGTGGCGCAAATGGAAACCCTCCGTTATAATTATCTTTTAAAACGGACGCATTTTACATTTACAGCGCGTGATTGATTGGTCGAAAACCTTGTATGTTGGGGTGATGAGCTGTCAGCGTCGAAATGGGGTTGTTTAAAATGGCAAGTGGCAAAATTATGGAAACCTTTTGGTTTTGGGTCAATATTTTGCTTAGAGCTTAAGTCAAGTGCCAAATTCACCAAGCAAACCGACCCATATTTGACGACAAGAGCAGAATCCTGTTACTGACCTCCTTCAGAATTCATGCTAGGCTATATACTGTAGGTCATTGATACTTAGTGTGGCGCTTAAAAGCTTTTCGTTAATGATGCATTCAGATGCTTGAAACTGATGGCTAAATCGACATGCTTCACTGCATACTTGTTTTAGAATGATCACAAcccaatgcatttatttatttatttatttatttattttaaaccgaAGTGCATTACAATTACTACGTTTTACAAATTCATTCCGAATCCGTTGAGATGTATGGTTAAACTATCATTTGCCTATTATCTTATTTTAGTTTAGGAGTAATTTAGGGTAAATTCGGGTTAATTGGGATATTTTTGTGAGTCATCTCAATGTCCAAAAGTGTGTCAATTTACCTGAATTCACCCACTATTTTATAAGCGGGTTATCtgcaatttattttcatatattagttttattaaacttgtttgtcagttattttaaagtatttatttttttatttcgtttttttttcagtagaacTTTTTTAGGTGCAAACAAACCGTTTTCAAAGACTACCTATGGGCATGCATAATAAGAATATTGAGTGCGTAAGTCTACAAGAGATTATGGTTATCATTTTGGTCAGATAACCGTGTTTTGTGAATGCATATTTCATAACTTTATTTATTCGGTTATATCATCTGAAATGATGTGTGTGTCTCTGCTTCTCTTTCTGACAGTAAGTGATGTGAATGTTCAGTGGGCTCTGCGTGCGTCATGGGTGGTCGGACTGTGCAAACACATCTACAAACCAACAGCTAAGCTCTGGACAATAGACTAATGAAAGGCTCCCTCTGGAAGTTTTTGTGCTAGATCaggttttgcatttatttggGGAGCAGAAATAATGGCTGATTGACGCCCTCGCACAATACACCCAAACTGGTCAAATAAAAGTGAGCGCGCTCCTTGTTGTCATGGCATTCAGCTGGCCTCAGTGAACGATGCCTTCATTCATGTTTGGAGCTTTGACTGTCTTATAAAAACCAAATTAGACATTCATTGCGAAATATTTGAGAGTTTTCTGCAGTGCTTTAGATTTCCTGCGGTCAAAAAGACGTCCTTGTATAATAATACAGTTGAGATTGAAGATTTGAAAGCTTAATGTACACAGATCAAGCTCTCAAGAAAACGACATGAAACTCAAGGAAGTTGTAAATTGAAGAAACTTCAGCGTTAAACTGAAATAGCTGGATGCAGTATTTTTATAAGCCTTAATTTCTTTTAATGCGCACTGGTTTAGTATTTATTTGGACTGATTGATCGAGCTTATGCACCTTAGTTTTATACCCTTTTTAAATgggataataaaaaaagacatttatttatttcatttatttattttaaaccgaAGTGCATTACAATTACTACGTTTTACAAATTAATTCCGAATCCGTTGAGTTTTATGGTTAAACTATCATTAGCCTATTTTAGTTTAGGATTAATTTAGGGTAAATTCGGGTTAATTGGGACATTTTTGTGAGTCATCTCAATGGCCCAAAGTGTGTCAATGTACCTGAATTCACCCACTATTTTATAAGCGGGTTATCTGCAATTTAttggattatttattttaatgggataATATTGGCtagcattttctgaaaaaaagaaaatccattcGGGGTCAAAATGTCAGGAACAtaacagggtaaaaaaaaaaaaactttgtgtgcGTCTTATATAGATATGTAACTAACATTGTCTTGGGTAAGAGCGCCATCTAGTGACTGGATATAATGATAGCAGAATGGGATTGGGAATTCACTGATGGTTAAACAGAAGGTTTTCTAAAGAACTAGAACAATAACTGTTCTCTTATATGGTCTCAGACTGTAAATGTTAAATCAGTTTAGATTGTGTGTAAACTATACGCAGTAGATCTATGTAGCTACATGTATTCTTTtccatttttatcttttattttcattatgttatgctattttaattattttatgtgctGTTATGTTCTGATGAAATTGTCTAGATAAATATCTGTCCTACTTTGCTAGCATCAAGATACTATTAAACAATGCCATGACAATATCTGTGTTAATCTATTGCATGCAAATTAAAGTACATGTGATGTGACTTTAATTTGTCTAACCCATCATAATTCTAGTCCTCTTTCCGTTTCGAAATGTAATTTCTAGTTTTTGTCTTTTAAGTGATCAGAATATGTTAGTGCATGGTTTCTGACTAATTTACCAAATTTAGAGTTTCTTACCGTAGCGTAGGCTACAGTTACATTCTAAGTAGGTATTCTTTCTGTTTTGACACTTTTATggaattcaatatttttttttatcattaactcCCTCTTTCGGTGCAGTCTGGTATGTACAACCAACTAATGGGTTAaacaaaaaacctttaaaaagacCTCTAAAAACCTGATATGAAAACTCTGATATGCCTCTGAAAAAGGCATCGACATTCGTAGTTACATATTCTTAAAGGATCTGTATTAAAACGTTTCAAAGCAGACATACAgtatagtgtaaaaaaaaactaagcataatatgataatatagtattatatataaatatatatacatacataattacaatatatatacaatatatacatacataattaaaaaataatgtcatgACAAATCAAGTTTTTAGCACACTACTAACTggataaaaaactttttttgggggggggattCCTGAAGTTGTTGTGTTTCATTGTTGatcaattaataaaaattaataaatcaaacaaatgtaaataaataaatccctttGACCTATGTTTAAATTGGCCTTTATATAGATCATGTGTTGTCCCTGTAGCAATTCAATTTTTACATTTCTAATCAATAAAATAGGGCTATAATTTAGGGCTATAActtaataataaatttataatttgttattaagccttgccacttgccaatttaaccattcaaaagactttaaagcatttaaacacaagacacggaaaagctgaactgagtagctggttactcgtgcgctgtgctcggtgcgcacgcggagagagagccgcatctcacagacagcaacactgaaccgagctctcctttacAGAGTTCTCATTTAAGTtcatcctgcacctgaacgaacaacaacaaatcgcagtttaaacagccataaaaggatgtgtaagagcccacttcagcaccgcggtgttatGGTGTTCAGGCTCATGCAGAGAGAGACGTCTTAATACACTTGAACAcccaatttgtctgtttttgctcttgtaccgacaaatacataaaaaaatatgtgaaaatacccgtc encodes:
- the nkx2.2b gene encoding NK2 homeobox 2b isoform X1; its protein translation is MSLKDSKSGFSVRDILDLPDTNDEGLETEDTEDEADEGSSGNQQSASSGDALWFGSPCGQTYPAVSSASPEGLTPELSTDESVDRDRESSEDSEKKRKRRILFSKTQTYELERRFRQQRYLSAPEREHLAKVLQLTPTQVKIWFQNHRYKVKRARAEKGMDPYLLSPRRVAVPVLVRDGRVCHVLNPQDITATVPAAAPYTAFNMKQFPQIQHSHNICSSVMTHHLGHMQPWSW
- the nkx2.2b gene encoding NK2 homeobox 2b isoform X2, translating into MSLKDSKSGFSVRDILDLPDTNDEGLETEDTEDEADEGSSGNQQSASSGDALWFGSPCGQTYPVSSASPEGLTPELSTDESVDRDRESSEDSEKKRKRRILFSKTQTYELERRFRQQRYLSAPEREHLAKVLQLTPTQVKIWFQNHRYKVKRARAEKGMDPYLLSPRRVAVPVLVRDGRVCHVLNPQDITATVPAAAPYTAFNMKQFPQIQHSHNICSSVMTHHLGHMQPWSW